The window AGCTCAAACACCTGCCCGTCCTGATGGTGACTGCCGAAGCCCGCAAGGAAGATATCGTTGCCGCCGCGCAGGGCGGCGCAGCGGGTTACATCGTCAAACCCTTCACCAAGGCGACTCTGGAAGAGAAGGTGACCTTGATTCTGAAGAAGATGGGGCTATGACACCATGGACGACACACCGGACAACAGCCAGCCTGCCGATGTTCACCACAAAATCGGCCTGCTGACGCGCCAGCTTCACGATTCCCTCAACGAACTGGGTTATGCCGACAAGCTGCGCGGCTCAATGGGCGAGTTGCCGGACGCCCAGAGCCGACTGTCCTACATCGCGCGCTTGACCGGGGAAGCCGCCGAAAAGGTGCTCAACCGCGTCGAACAGGCCAAGGCCCAGCACGACTACATCGCGACGGAAACGCGGCGGGTTGTCACCTCCCTGGTGGCCGACCCGGTGGCTGCCGTGGCCAAGGGCGAGATCTTCAACTTCCTGACCGACGTGGAGCGCGTGACCAAAGAGGCAGACACGCACCTCACGGAAATCATGATGGCGCAGGATTTTCACGACCTCACCGGCCAGGTGATTGCGCGCGTGGTGAATCTGGCGGCCACCATCGAAGAGCAGCTGGTGCAATTGCTCATCCAGACGGCCCCTCCCAACGCCCAGGTCGCCACCGAACCCGCTCGCGCTGCGCATCTGCAAGGCCCCGTCGTGGACCCGGAGAACACCCCCGACGTGGTCACCGACCAGTCCCAGGTGGACGATTTGCTGGCCAGCTTGGGCTTCTGACCCTGAAATTTCGGCATTTTTGGCTTCAAGTGCTAGTGCAGCATGCGCGGAGCGCTATCATTTTTGAAGTACCAGGGTGAGGGTATAAGGTGCAGCCCAGGTGAAGCCCCTCCACTGAAAGCACCCCGGGCACTACCGAAAAGAGGGGGCTGCAGCCCCCTTATCAGCCTTTAGATTTCCAGGTCGCTCACGACAATGGCATGACACCAGCCGTCATGCCACCATGGAATCCAGCCAAGAAAAAAGCCTCCCCGCGTCAGAGCGCAAGCTGCAAAAAGCGCGCGAAGACGGCCAAGGGGCGCGCTCGCGCGACCTGTCGCACCTGGCCATCCTGGGTGCGGGCGCCGCGTGCATGCTGCTGCTGGCCCCCCAACTGATGGACCGCCTGCAGTGGGCCATGAGCCAGCAGTTGGCGTTCAATGCCGCCACCGTGATGGCACCGGGCACCATGCTCTCCCGGCTGCAGGACATGGTCATCGTGGGCGTGATCGCCAGCACGGTGTTTGCCGCGCTGACCAGTGCCGCGGCGCTGATCAGCGCCATCGGGGCCGGTGGCTGGATCCTCAGCGCCAAGCCCATCACGCCGCAGTTCAGCCGCCTCAACCCGATCTCCGGGCTGGCCAACCTGTTTTCCAAGCAGCAGATGGCCAACGTGGCCAAGATGGTGCTGATGACAGCCATCCTGACCTATGTGGCCTGGAAGTTCCTGGGCAACAGCATCGAAACCGTCGCCATGCTGGTGCTGCAGCCCTCACCCATGGCCATTCGCCAGATTGCCGACTGGCTGACCTCGGGCATGAGCCTGTTGCTGCTCGTCGTGTTCCTGGCGGCGCTGGTGGACGTGCCCTTGCAGGCGTACTTCTTCAAGGAGCGACTGAAGATGTCGCACGAGGAAGTCAAGCAGGAGCACAAGGAGTCGGACGGCAACCCCCACACCAAGGGCCGCATCCGCCAGAAGCAGCGCGAGATCGCCGATCGCGCCAGCGTGGGCGCCGTGCCCAAGGCCGATTTTGTGGTGATGAACCCCACCCACTATGCGGTGGCCCTCAAGTACGACGAGAAGACCATGAGCGCGCCCCAGGTCATCTCGCGCGGCACCGACCTCATCGCCATGAAGATCCGTGACGTGGCCAAGGAGCACAACGTGCCCGTGCTGCAGTCACCCATGCTGGCCCGCGCACTGTATGCCCATGCCGAACTGGACCAGGCCATCCCCGCCACGCTCTACACCGCCGTGGCCCAGGTGCTCGCCTATGTGTACCGCCTGAAGGCCGCGCTGCGTGGCGAAGGCCGCATGCCCGACAGCCTGGTGGAGCCTTTCGTGCCGCCTGAACTCGATCCGCTGAACCGCACCACGGTGCAAGGTGCTGCCGTATGAACACCTCCGTAAAGTCTTTGCAGCAATGGGCGGGCACCAACGCCAGCGCCCTGCAGGGCCTGTCGGCACCGCTGCTGGTGGTGGCGATTCTGGCGTTGATGGTGCTGCCCATCCCGCCCTGGCTGCTGGATGCCTTCTTCACGCTCAATATTGCCGTCGCGCTGATGGTGATGATGGTGGCGGCGTACATGCTGCGTCCGCTGGACTTCGCGGCCTTCCCTTCGGTGCTGCTGCTGACCACGCTGATGCGCCTGTCGCTGAACGTGGCCTCTACGCGTGTGGTGCTGCTCGAAGGCCACCAGGGCCCGGGTGCAGCGGGTGCAGTGATCGAGGCTTTCGGCCACTTCCTGATCGGCGGCAACTTCGCCGTTGGTCTGATCGTGTTTGCGATCCTCGTGGTGATCAACTTCGTGGTGATCACCAAGGGCGCGGAGCGCATTGCCGAAGTGTCGGCCCGCTTCACCCTGGACGCCATGCCCGGCAAGCAGATGGCGGTGGACGCCGACCTGAACGCCGGCCTGATCGACGAAAAAGAAGCCAAGCGTCGTCGCGCAGAAGTGGCAGAAGAAGCCAACTTCTTCGGCTCCATGGACGGCGCCTCCAAGTTCGTGCGCGGCGACGCCGTCGCGGGCATCCTGATCCTGCTCATCAACATCATTGGCGGCTTTGCCATTGGTGTGTTGCAGCACGACCTGTCGGCCAAGCAAGCCGCAGACAGCTACATCCTGCTGGCCATTGGCGATGCGCTGGTGGCGCAGATTCCGGGCCTGCTGATCTCGGTGGCGGCTGCCATGGTGATCTCGCGCGTGGGCAAGGACCATGACATGGGCCGCCAGATCGTGCAGCAGCTGTTCATGTCGCCCCGCGTGCTGGGTGTCACGGCCGGCATCCTGATCCTGCTGGGCCTGATCCCCGGCATGCCGCATGTCGTGTTCCTGACCATGGGCGGCCTGCTGGGCTACGGCGCCTGGGTGCTGTACGAACGGCAGAAGGTGCCGCCCGTGGTCGAAGCTCCACCCCCACCCGTCACCGATGGCGAGGCCACGTGGGACGACCTGCAGCCCGTGGACCTGCTGGGCCTGGAGCTGGGCTACCGCCTCATCAGCCTGGTGGACAAGAGCCGCCAGGGCGATCTGCTCACCCGCATCAAGGGCGTGCGCCGCAAGTTTGCGCAAGAAGTGGGCTTCCTTCCCCCTGCCGTGCACGTGCGCGACAACCTCGAACTCAAGCCCAGCGGTTACCGCATCACGCTGCGTGGCGTGGTGGTGGGCGAAGGCGAGGCCTTCCCGGGCATGTTCCTGGCCATCAACCCCGGCGGCATCACCACACCACTGATCGGCACGGCCACCACCGACCCCGCCTTTGGTCTGCCAGCACACTGGATCGACGACCGGCAAAAGGAAGCCGCACAAATGGCGGGTTTTACCGTCGTTGATTCCGAAACCGTGATGGCCACCCATTTGTCACACTTGATGCAAGTGCAAGCCGCCAAGCTCCTCAGCCGCACCGAAACGCAGCAGCTGGTGGAACACGTGGCCAAGCTGGCCCCCAAGCTCATCGAAGAAGTGGTTCCAAAAATGGTCTCCATCGCAACGTTCCAGAAAGTCCTCCAGCTGCTGCTGGAAGAGTCTGTGCACATCCGCGATATCCGCACCATCATCGAAACGCTGGCCGAGCATGCCGGTGGCGTCTCGGACCCCGTCGAGCTTGCCCGCCGCGTGCGCATCGCGCTCTCGCCCGCCATCGTGCAACAGATCTACGGCCCCACCCGCGAGCTCAACGTCATTGCCATCGAGCCCGGCCTGGAGCGCCTGCTGGTGCAAGCCCTGGGCAACACCGCCGGGCCCGCGCTGGACCCGGGCGTGGCCGACATCCTCACACAGAAGGCCGCCGAAGTGGCCCTCAAGCAGGAAGAGATGGGCCTGCCCGCCTGCCTGCTGGTTCCCGACCAGATCCGCAATGCCATCTCCCGCCTGGTGCGCCGCGTAGCGCCCCGCCTGCAGGTGCTGGCACACAGTGAAATTCCAGAGACCCACACCATCCGTATTGGGCCGATCCTTAAAGGTGCATCAGCATGAACATCAAACGCTTTACCGCCCCCACCTCCCGGGAGGCTCTGGCCAAGGCGCGCATGGCCTTTGGCGACGGCACGCTGATCCTGTCCAACCGCCCCACGGCCAACGGCGTCGAAGTGGTGGCCACGGCCGAGGACACACTGTCTGCCCTGGACGGTGGTGCGCCCATGGCCTCTTCCAACGCGCCCCTGCTGGCGCCCAGCACCGGGCGCAGCGCCCTACAACGCGCCAGCCAGCCGGCAGCGGCGTCGGGCCTGGGCCGCAACCCGGTCGAGGAAGACACCGAACAGCTGGCCATGAGCACGCTGTCGTTCCAGGACTATGTGCGCGAACGCATGCTGCGCCGCCGCCACGAGGCACTGAACGGCCCGTCGGAGCCCCAGACACTGTCTGAACGCAGCCGCGACCAGGAGCCCGAACGCGAGCGCATGCCCGCGCCTTCCGTGGCACGCCACAACCCGCTGCGCACCATCCCGATGGACATCCCGCCCGAGCCGCCGCGCCGTCGGCAAGAGGCCCCCAGCGCCCACCTGATCCAGTCGAACAACCAGCAGAGCGTGATGAACGAACTGCATGCGATGAAGGAACTGATCGAGGACCGATTCAACACGCTGGCCTGGCTGGGTCAAGCGCGCCAGAACCCGATCCAGTCCAACCTGATGCTCAAGATGATCCGTGCCGGGTACTCCCCGTCGCTGGCCCGTGCCGTGCTCGAACGCATGCCGGAAGACTTGTCGGCCGGCGAATCGGTGCGCTGGCTGATGGAGGTGCTGGAGCGCAACCTCAAGACCGACCAGACCGATCCACCCCTCTACGAACAGGGTGGCATCTTCGCCATGGTCGGCTCCACCGGTGTGGGCAAGACCACCACCACCGCCAAGCTGGCAGCGATGTGCGCACGCATCCACGGCCCTGGTAGCGTGGGCCTGATCACACTCGACACCTACCGCGTGGGCGCCCACGACCAGTTGCGCACCTATGGCCGCATGCTGGGCATCGTGGCCCACCTGGCGCACGACCGCGCAGCCTTGCAAGACCTGCTGGGCCTGCTCAGCGGCAAGAAGATGGTACTGATCGACACCACCGGTGTGGCACCCCGCGACCCGCGCAAGCGCGACATGCTGGACGTGCTGGACCTGCCCAACGTGAACCGTCTGCTGGTGCTCAATGCGGGCTGCCATGGCGACACGCTGGACGACGTGCTAACCGCCTTCAAGACCGACGGATCGCAGCAAGCCATCCTGTCCAAGGTGGACGAAGCCGTGAAGCTGGGCCCCGCCATCGATGCACTGATCCGCCACCAGATGGTGCTGCGCGGCGTGACCAACGGCCAGCGCGTACCCGAGGACTGGGAACGTGCTAACGCGCACCAGCTCATCAGCGCGTCCATGCGTGCGCCGGCCAAGTCGGCGTTCGATCCCAAGGCCACGGACCTGAACTTCTTTTTCTCGCACTCTCCCGACACGGTGACGGAGGGGGGGCTGGTCGATGCTTGATCTGGGTTTTCACCAGGCCGCCAGCCTGCACAGCCTCACTCCGCAGGCGGAGCTTCGGTTGCTGGCGGTCGCCAGCCAGGGCAACACGGCGAATGGACTGGAAACGCTGTGGCAGATCTGTGCGAGCCTGCAGCGGCTGGGCTATCCGGTGGTGGTGCTTGACGGAACGGCGCAGGAATCCGACGACAGCCCCGGGCTGCTGCACCTGCTGCAACATGCCACATGGAATGACGGTGCCAGCCTCAACCTGGGCGCCACGGCCTCTTCGCTCGCCGTGATTCCGGCGGCCAAGGGGCTGCAGCATCTGAGCCGCAAGGCAAGCGGCGACACACGCTCGCCCATGGAGAGCCTGCTGCCCTACTTCAGAACCTATGGCCTGATGGTGATTCACGCCCCCGCCTCCACCCTGGGGCCTTTGCTCACCCACACGGCCACGGTGCCACTGGTGGTCATGGGCAGTGGGGCAGCGGGCGTGATGACCAGCTACAAGAGCCTCAAGCAGATTGCCCTGCACACCGGGTTGCCGTGCATGGTGGCGGCTTTGTTGCACAGCAACACGGCCGCCGAACGCCGCAAGGCCCAGTCCCAGTTGATGACGCTGCAGGCCTGTGCCGAGCGCCATCTGGGCGGCCCCATACGGACCACCACCATTGCCACGCAGAACCCCCAGGAGCTGCAGCGCCTAGCCTTGCAACTGCTGGAAAATGCGGGCACTATGAACGGAGCGCTGGCTGCCCTGCCCACCAGCAACCTGGCAGGCATGCCTGCGCATTTTGTGCGGAGCCATTGACCAGCGCCTGTGATGCATCTCTACGTACCCACGTTGACCCGAAGCACTCCGATGGCCCCTCCTGCGGCTTGAGAACAAGATTGCCTACCCGCCCTACCAGTGCATAACACCCTCTCTATGTACACCGCCAAAGGCCAGCTTGATCGCGATGCCATGATCCGCCAGCATGTACCGCTGGTGCGGAGGATTGCGCACCACATGATCGCCAAGCTGCCTCCCAACGTCGAGCTGGACGACTTGATCCAGGTCGGCATGATGGGCCTGGCCGAAGCACTGTCCCGCTACGAAGTCGCCCAGGGCGTGCAGTTTGAAACCTTTGCCACCCAGCGCATCCGGGGCGCCATGCTCGACGAGCTGCGCGAGGGTGACTGGATGAGCCGCAGCTCGCGCAAGAGCCAGAAAGACATTGAACATGCCGTACACCGGCTGGAGCAAAAGCTGGGCCGCAGCCCGCTGGAGTCAGAGATAGCGGGCGAAATGGGCATGGGCCTGGCGGACTACCAGAATCTGCTGGGCAAGGTGCGGGGTACCCAGCTGGTGTACCTGGAAGACATGACGCATGGCAACGACGACGAGGACGGTTTTCTGGACCGCCACGTTGCCGACAGCGCGGCCGACCCGGTGGAGTTGCTGCGCGACCAGCGGCTCAAGATATCGCTGGTGAACGCCATCAAAACCTTGCCAGAGCGCGAGCAGCACATCATGGGCATGTACTACGAACATGACATGAACCTCAAGGAGATCGCCGCCGTGCTCGGCGTCACCGAGTCGCGCGTGTGCCAGCTACACAGCCAGTCCATCGCCCGGCTGCGGGCCAAGATGCGCGCGCACTGAGCGCGTACGCCAACCACGCCGGGCGCCGCGAGGGCCGTGGCGTGTGCCAACCAGGCTCCTAGGGTGTCGCATGTGGCCCCCGGCCACAAAACCCTTTTGAGAAATGAGGCGCGCTCAGCCCGCTGAGCGGTAGATGCGCGCGACGCCCGGCGCAGCACCACGCGTGCCCAGGCCATCACCGTAGGTAGACGCTGCATTGGACGGAGGCAGCAGGCCGGCGGCCTGGCGGTCGGTGCTGGCGGCAAGCCGGGCCAGGCTTTCACGATGCAGGGCCAGCATGGTGCGGATAGCATCCGCGCGCTTTTGCAGCGACGCCGGCAGAGGCATGCCACGCGCGGCCGCTTGCTCCAGAGCGCGCGAAAAATCGGCCGCTGCATCACGCAAGGCCGTACTGTGTTTTTCCAGGGAGGTAGGGTCTGCCGCCAGGAGTGCGGTCGAGACTTGTTCGATCAGCTGCTCAACAGCCGAGAGGGATTCTTCCAGAGACATGGCGCATTGTGCGATGGATTGCGCCGGGGAGCAAAACGCCGATCAGCCCCGCGAGCGGGACAGGATCTCCTGGGCGTTGGACAACAGCTTGTCGGCGATGGCTTCGGCATCCACCGAAAATTCGCCCTTTTCGATGGCAGCGCGCACGGCCTTGACCTTGCCCGCATCAAAATCAGCCGTGCTGCGGGTGGAAGGGCTGAGCGCCCGGGCAGCGGTAGAAACAGTGACAGGCACACCGGCGGATGACGCAACGAGCGCGTCTTTGGCGGCGCCTTCAGCAGCGCTTGCTGGGGCCTTGGCTTGCTTGGCAAGCCCCGTCGGCGGCAACCCGCCCGGCAGTTCCGGTGTTTGACCTATCTTCATCGCTCTCTCCACCACCCCGTTGGATGTGGGGCATCAGTAGCAATGTTTTCGACCCATTTGGCCCGGACTTTAGCCATTTATTGCCAGGGCGTCATCACAGAGTGACGTCCACTGTCCCAGAATCATTCACAGTTCCACTTACTATGCGCCCATTCTCCATGCGAACGCGCACAGTCTGCCCGGAAGAGCCTGCGGTCAGTGCCTGACCCGCTGAACTGACCGCATAACCCGGCCCCTGAGCCACCACCTTCACCTGTGCGCCGGCCTTGAACAGCAGAGGGGCTCGCACCATGGCCTGGCGCACCGCCTGCCCTGCCACCAGCTGGCGGGCAGCGGTCTGGCCCACCCACAGGTCGGGATTGGCCATGACAGGAGAGG of the Acidovorax sp. 107 genome contains:
- a CDS encoding RNA polymerase sigma factor FliA, producing the protein MYTAKGQLDRDAMIRQHVPLVRRIAHHMIAKLPPNVELDDLIQVGMMGLAEALSRYEVAQGVQFETFATQRIRGAMLDELREGDWMSRSSRKSQKDIEHAVHRLEQKLGRSPLESEIAGEMGMGLADYQNLLGKVRGTQLVYLEDMTHGNDDEDGFLDRHVADSAADPVELLRDQRLKISLVNAIKTLPEREQHIMGMYYEHDMNLKEIAAVLGVTESRVCQLHSQSIARLRAKMRAH
- the flhA gene encoding flagellar biosynthesis protein FlhA; its protein translation is MNTSVKSLQQWAGTNASALQGLSAPLLVVAILALMVLPIPPWLLDAFFTLNIAVALMVMMVAAYMLRPLDFAAFPSVLLLTTLMRLSLNVASTRVVLLEGHQGPGAAGAVIEAFGHFLIGGNFAVGLIVFAILVVINFVVITKGAERIAEVSARFTLDAMPGKQMAVDADLNAGLIDEKEAKRRRAEVAEEANFFGSMDGASKFVRGDAVAGILILLINIIGGFAIGVLQHDLSAKQAADSYILLAIGDALVAQIPGLLISVAAAMVISRVGKDHDMGRQIVQQLFMSPRVLGVTAGILILLGLIPGMPHVVFLTMGGLLGYGAWVLYERQKVPPVVEAPPPPVTDGEATWDDLQPVDLLGLELGYRLISLVDKSRQGDLLTRIKGVRRKFAQEVGFLPPAVHVRDNLELKPSGYRITLRGVVVGEGEAFPGMFLAINPGGITTPLIGTATTDPAFGLPAHWIDDRQKEAAQMAGFTVVDSETVMATHLSHLMQVQAAKLLSRTETQQLVEHVAKLAPKLIEEVVPKMVSIATFQKVLQLLLEESVHIRDIRTIIETLAEHAGGVSDPVELARRVRIALSPAIVQQIYGPTRELNVIAIEPGLERLLVQALGNTAGPALDPGVADILTQKAAEVALKQEEMGLPACLLVPDQIRNAISRLVRRVAPRLQVLAHSEIPETHTIRIGPILKGASA
- a CDS encoding protein phosphatase CheZ; amino-acid sequence: MDDTPDNSQPADVHHKIGLLTRQLHDSLNELGYADKLRGSMGELPDAQSRLSYIARLTGEAAEKVLNRVEQAKAQHDYIATETRRVVTSLVADPVAAVAKGEIFNFLTDVERVTKEADTHLTEIMMAQDFHDLTGQVIARVVNLAATIEEQLVQLLIQTAPPNAQVATEPARAAHLQGPVVDPENTPDVVTDQSQVDDLLASLGF
- the flhF gene encoding flagellar biosynthesis protein FlhF — encoded protein: MNIKRFTAPTSREALAKARMAFGDGTLILSNRPTANGVEVVATAEDTLSALDGGAPMASSNAPLLAPSTGRSALQRASQPAAASGLGRNPVEEDTEQLAMSTLSFQDYVRERMLRRRHEALNGPSEPQTLSERSRDQEPERERMPAPSVARHNPLRTIPMDIPPEPPRRRQEAPSAHLIQSNNQQSVMNELHAMKELIEDRFNTLAWLGQARQNPIQSNLMLKMIRAGYSPSLARAVLERMPEDLSAGESVRWLMEVLERNLKTDQTDPPLYEQGGIFAMVGSTGVGKTTTTAKLAAMCARIHGPGSVGLITLDTYRVGAHDQLRTYGRMLGIVAHLAHDRAALQDLLGLLSGKKMVLIDTTGVAPRDPRKRDMLDVLDLPNVNRLLVLNAGCHGDTLDDVLTAFKTDGSQQAILSKVDEAVKLGPAIDALIRHQMVLRGVTNGQRVPEDWERANAHQLISASMRAPAKSAFDPKATDLNFFFSHSPDTVTEGGLVDA
- a CDS encoding flagellar biosynthesis protein FlhB, producing MESSQEKSLPASERKLQKAREDGQGARSRDLSHLAILGAGAACMLLLAPQLMDRLQWAMSQQLAFNAATVMAPGTMLSRLQDMVIVGVIASTVFAALTSAAALISAIGAGGWILSAKPITPQFSRLNPISGLANLFSKQQMANVAKMVLMTAILTYVAWKFLGNSIETVAMLVLQPSPMAIRQIADWLTSGMSLLLLVVFLAALVDVPLQAYFFKERLKMSHEEVKQEHKESDGNPHTKGRIRQKQREIADRASVGAVPKADFVVMNPTHYAVALKYDEKTMSAPQVISRGTDLIAMKIRDVAKEHNVPVLQSPMLARALYAHAELDQAIPATLYTAVAQVLAYVYRLKAALRGEGRMPDSLVEPFVPPELDPLNRTTVQGAAV
- the flgM gene encoding flagellar biosynthesis anti-sigma factor FlgM, with amino-acid sequence MKIGQTPELPGGLPPTGLAKQAKAPASAAEGAAKDALVASSAGVPVTVSTAARALSPSTRSTADFDAGKVKAVRAAIEKGEFSVDAEAIADKLLSNAQEILSRSRG